Genomic DNA from Desulfonema ishimotonii:
ATTTGGAAGAATATATCGGAAAGCATGACGGTCGTGATGTCGTAGTGCTTACAGACAGCGGTTTCGATAATAAAAATATACAGAAAACCATACTGAAAAAAAAATGGCATTTCATCTGTGCGCTGAAAAGCAGTCGCGGAGTGAAATCGGAAGCAAAGTATGCGAAAACCCGGAAATCGTCAGATTGGGATGGTGTTGCATTATTTTTCAGAAAATACAGGAAACTGCCATGGTCAACCATCCGTATTTTTACGGAAGGCCCGAAAAGAAAACGGAAGGAGTTCCGTGTAAGACATGCCGAAGTTTTTCTCAAAGGTACGGGAAAAATCATAACGGTGTGTTCGGAGTTTAAGAAAAAACGCGACGGACGTCGCAGATATTTTGCATGCAGTGACCTGAAAGTGCTCCCCCGCCAGATTCTCATCGCGTACAGACTCCGATGGAAAATTGAAATATTTCATAAACATATAAAAATGCACCTCGGATTTGAAGACATATCTGCCAAACATTTTTCCTCCGTTGTATCGCATGTTCACCTTGTTTACACGGCATATATTCTTCTGCACAGCGGATTGTCGGGGATCGGGGAAGATAATGATACAATCATTGAAAAACAGAGAAAAGTGAAACGAATTTTGGAAAACAGGAAAATTGCCAATTTTATCCATGAGTTAACAAAAATAGGCGGTACAAGACGTTTAAAAGATGAGTTAAAATCGGCACTTGAAGCATGAAGCTCTGATGAAGTACCGATAATCGCGGAATTACAGCTCGGAATTAAAATTTCGGGAAACCTTTAAGTAAAATGAGCCTTTGTCATTTCGACCGAAGGGAGAAATCCTGAGATTCCCCACATCCGTTCGGAATGACAAAAACGCAGATTGTGGCGGCGCTAAGTATAAATCCGTTGTTATCAATTATCAGCCTGAAGCCGGGTCCGTCAACACGCCCCCTCCTGTTCATATAGTCTATGCACACAAGTCATCTCGTTCCCAGGCTCTGCCTCAATGCCATTAAGTTAAGCGGATTTTTTAGCAAAAACCGGGGGCCGTCGGATTCCGGCAGCAAATCCCGCCGCCTCGCCGGGGAATAAATTCCCCGGCTGAATCCCTGAAACCCGCTGAAGCGGGTTGGGACGGGGATGCCAACAGGCTTCAGCCCCGGAATTCATTCCGGGGCGTCACTAACTTAATGCCATTGAGGCTCTGCCTGGGAATGCGGTCCCGGAGGCTCTGCCTCCTGTCCGTGCGAGGCAGAGCCTCGCGGTATGCATTACGAGGCGGAGCCTCGTAACGAGATTCCGGGTATCTTACCCCGCTTTCCCGACATTCCCGAAAGCTGGTCCGTCTGTATCTGACTTATGTGCATAGACTATCTCCTGTTCATGGGATGACAGGCGCTGTGCCGAAGTGTCTCCGTATCACAGATGAAAAACCTCCGGCCCCGGCAATTTTTCAGGATAAAACAAAGCGCCCCTGCCGTTTGCCACCGCACACAAATCCATACAGGGGACGCATCTGTTTGTCAAAGCCCGAAGCCTTGAGTATGTCCCGCAAATCGGGTAATGTGCATCCGATTTACGTTTCTCAATTGAAAAGGATTTTTGTTATGACCATCGACAATACGATTGACGCACTTGTAAGGGAACTCAGCCCGCTCCGTTTCGGACCGCCCGTGAGCCATGTTTACAATCCCCTGGAATACGCACGGAAAAGCCATGATCTGTATCTGCATCAGTACGGAAAATCGCCCAAAACGGCTGTCCTAATGGGAATGAATCCCGGCCCCTGGGGCATGGCCCAGACCGGTGTGCCCTTCGGGGAGGTCGGGGCCGTCAGGGACTGGCTGGACATTGAGGCCCCTGTGGGCACGCCTGCGCATATGCACCCCAAACGGCCCATAGAGGGGTTTGCCTGTGAAAAAAGCGAGGTCAGCGGACGTCGCCTGTGGGGATGGGCCAAAGAGCGGTTTGTCACGCCGGATCGGTTTTTCTCGCAGTTTTTCGTGGCGAACTACTGTCCGCTGGTGTTCATGGAGGAGAGCGGGCGGAACCGCACGCCGGACAAGCTGCCCAAAGCGGAAAAGAAGCTCCTGTTTGCGATCTGTGACCAGGCCCTTCGGGAGACCGTGGAATATCTTCAGCCCCGGTATGTGGTGGGCGTTGGCGTGTTTGCCGAATCCCGCGCAAAAGCAGCCCTGAAGGGCATGGATGTGATCATCGGCAGAATCACCCACCCCAGCCCGGCCAATCCCCGCGCCAACAGGGGATGGGCCGAACTGGCAGAAAAGGAGCTGGGGGCGTTGGGGATCGGGGGGGTAACAGATCTCCTGCAAAACTGAAAATCCGGCGCTGCAACATTCCGGTTTGGATAGTGGGTTGAATCCGTTGCCAGCAGATACGGAATTCCGGGATTATCAGCCTGAAACCGGGCCTGTCAGCAGGTCTGCCCCACTAACCCGGTCTCATATTATATCCGCAGCCTGCATAAACCGGGGTTTTCAGGAGGCCTGATGAAAGATGAATTTCCGGGGGTGTCACAGCGCCGAAAGCGCTGGCCGCTATTTCTGTTTTGAGAGGGTGGGATCAGGGGTTGTGTTTTGACCACGCCGGGGATCTTTCGGATGGACCTGTAATGCTTTGTCAACATTAAAATTGTGGGTTGGAAGCGCCGGGGGAGTGCATGAGCTTTGCTCATGCACTCCGTAATTTTCCGAACTCACAAAAGCCGGTAAAGTGAATGGAATTGCAGCGATCCTCTGCGGCAGCAGCAGGGAGTCGCGATCTCCCTTATTTTACTAAACTATATGCTCGTTTAAAAAATTTCGTGTATAATCAGAAGATTATACAGATGTTTCTCGTTGACAAATGTGCAAGTTTCTGATTTTTATATTTTTTCATTGCATTTTCTGATGTTTCTGAGATGTATGATATACATTTTATCTCCGTTTCGTAATTAAGGACACATCCGATGAATAAAAAACAGAATGTTGTCATCTTTTCCGGAATCTGACCGGTATCCCGTTAAGAACCGCGGTTATCCGTGCCGGCTTTCCTTATCACAAATCCCCCGATCTGTATGAGTGGCTGCCCGCATTCGTATTTCTGCCTTTTTCGGAAGAAAATTCGATCGGGGAACCTGCCGAAAGGCACGGTCGGAAGCTGCGCGGACTTTATGATCTGCTTCGGAAGTATCCCGATGCGTTTGAAAAATTTGTCCGTGTGCTGACGCGCCCCCTGTTTTTCAGAATTCTCGGCAGATTCGGACTTTCCGATGCCTGCGGGAAAAGTCGCCGACGGGTCAGACTCATTACTGACGACACAAAAAGCGAAAAGTTTGGCAAGCATATGGAATTCATACATAAATTGTATAATCATTCCAAAAAGCGCTATATTATGGGATATAACTATGTGCTTATACTTGCTTCTTCGGAAGATATGATATTCCCTCTTTCCTTTGTGTTGTGGCTCCCGGAAGAGCATCCCGGCTATCGTTCCAAGAATGATATCGCCCGCGATGAGCTTATCAGACTGAAAAGCGAATGTGACAAAAAAGGCTTCGGCCCCGGAGAAACGGAATTTCTTTCCGACAGCGCCTATTGTGTTCAGAAGGTGATAAAAGCCGCTCAGAACGCGGGTCTCCGTATCATTACCAAACCTGCGGATACGCATAAGTCCGAATACGGGAGTGAAAAGCTGACGCCGAAAGAGATAATCGGAAAAATCACAGGCCTGCAATGGAAATATCTCTGCCCCCGCCATTGCTATCAGAGGGTGCGGGTCCGGCATCATGTATACGGCTCCGTCGTACTGACAATCCGCCGCCGCAGACTGAAAAACGGGAAAATCAGGCTCTCTGGTAATTCGTGTTGCAAATCCGGGTTTTTAAATAATATCAATTAAATAACAATATATTACGTTTAAACTCGGCATATTGATGATGTGCATTTGTCAGACTATCCATGTGTTTAATTTCAATAGGTTACGATAGTTCATTGTTCAAAAATGAAAATTTGTGCTTGCCACAAAGTGAATAAATAGTATAACATCTTGTTTTATTTATATAATAACTTCAATACGAATTACCAAAGAACCAAAATCTTCGACGTCATCCTTTCCCACACTGAACTGCGGGATTTCATACAGATATTCTTCCTGCCTGATCGCCGGTAGCATAAGTCTCCTCCCTTTATAAATAGCTGACAGGAAGTTCTGTAACACAGTGCGTCGGTTAATTAAAGATTTAAGGGACTTGGAAGAAATAAATTTTCCATAAGAAGCTTTTTTTAAAATTCCGACGAATCAGAGGCGGAGTGCGAAAATTAAGGCCGGAGGCCGGTTTTTCGCAGCTTTTGCAAAAGATCGCCCCTCC
This window encodes:
- a CDS encoding uracil-DNA glycosylase family protein, yielding MTIDNTIDALVRELSPLRFGPPVSHVYNPLEYARKSHDLYLHQYGKSPKTAVLMGMNPGPWGMAQTGVPFGEVGAVRDWLDIEAPVGTPAHMHPKRPIEGFACEKSEVSGRRLWGWAKERFVTPDRFFSQFFVANYCPLVFMEESGRNRTPDKLPKAEKKLLFAICDQALRETVEYLQPRYVVGVGVFAESRAKAALKGMDVIIGRITHPSPANPRANRGWAELAEKELGALGIGGVTDLLQN
- a CDS encoding transposase encodes the protein MTETRKHSLTFASGLSGIGIPSFSRFLCGNDKIIVHTMNDLSKKQARTYSRVINETERLPRKIFIMIDETLQKRSSLKSENVQRFNHGHGFVIGHQWTNIILFFSEKIIPLPPIPFYTKKYCRSKKMKYRTSHERLTEYLNNLNLEEYIGKHDGRDVVVLTDSGFDNKNIQKTILKKKWHFICALKSSRGVKSEAKYAKTRKSSDWDGVALFFRKYRKLPWSTIRIFTEGPKRKRKEFRVRHAEVFLKGTGKIITVCSEFKKKRDGRRRYFACSDLKVLPRQILIAYRLRWKIEIFHKHIKMHLGFEDISAKHFSSVVSHVHLVYTAYILLHSGLSGIGEDNDTIIEKQRKVKRILENRKIANFIHELTKIGGTRRLKDELKSALEA